A window of the Verrucomicrobiota bacterium genome harbors these coding sequences:
- a CDS encoding MoaD/ThiS family protein, giving the protein MSKKIRIPTPLRKLTQDEEVVEVQADTVGGAIAEMQARFPGVQERLLDEAGNIRRFVNVYVNEEDIRFLDNLRTPLKDGDEVSIIPAIAGG; this is encoded by the coding sequence ATGTCTAAAAAAATTCGCATTCCCACCCCGCTGCGCAAACTGACCCAGGACGAGGAAGTCGTCGAGGTCCAGGCCGACACCGTCGGGGGCGCCATTGCCGAAATGCAGGCGCGGTTCCCCGGTGTTCAGGAGCGATTGCTCGACGAGGCCGGCAACATCCGCCGCTTCGTCAATGTGTACGTCAACGAGGAGGATATTCGATTTCTTGACAACCTGCGGACGCCCTTGAAGGACGGCGATGAGGTGAGCATCATTCCGGCCATCGCCGGCGGCTGA
- a CDS encoding ferredoxin, with amino-acid sequence MASPSTKKRFTPRARTTKPRSERSRLWLMYPPRLIKRPVIWELGHKFKVVTNVRQASVTDEIGIVCLELEGLGPEIESAVEWLTKQGVNVEPVEMDVMES; translated from the coding sequence ATGGCCTCCCCTTCCACCAAGAAAAGGTTCACCCCTCGCGCCCGGACGACCAAGCCTCGATCCGAGCGTTCCCGTCTGTGGTTGATGTATCCACCGCGTTTGATCAAGCGGCCCGTCATCTGGGAGCTGGGCCACAAGTTCAAGGTGGTGACGAACGTCCGCCAGGCCAGCGTTACGGATGAAATCGGGATCGTGTGCCTCGAACTCGAGGGACTCGGTCCGGAGATTGAATCGGCGGTGGAATGGCTTACCAAACAGGGAGTGAACGTTGAGCCGGTGGAGATGGACGTGATGGAGAGTTAG